gaacaaaagtatataataagcaagcatgacatccgcctgaaaggcactcacaggtacagattatcccctttatctcgttatatgatccttggtcccacatgttgttattgctcatatgttacctgctttcattgtattatttccatggcttacatactcggtacactgttcgtactgaccccttttcttcgggggctgcgtctcatgccacgcaggtcgaCAGGTTGACGGGATTGACCCCTAGGAGCTTTTCAGCTGTATCTCGagaggcgctccagttgtttcggagcttctattttgggtactacttttatgtatatatttggacacagcaaagtcagttacttgtaattatatgtatcgtgtttagaggctcgtagacagatatgtacaggtagatgtttcacagcctagttgtctttgtcaccatatgatatgtcagtacagttgaTATTGCTACTCGtctacatgtatgctattatcgacgatgttgttaaggaaaaaaaaatgtcagtgttcatacggcccacttagtaataagaacaagacatatgatagggggtgctcggtacaagtgtcgggtgctcgtcgcggcccctagttgggtcgtgacaagaccCGTTGGAGATTGGGCCAAAAATGGGCTTAATAAGTGTAACCCAACGGGTTGACATCCAATGCAGCCCAACAGGTTAATCAGTGTAACCCTCAGCTACTTTAACTCTCTCCACCTCTTCCAACTAGGttaaatcactttttttttctcaatttcaaCGGATTCCCCTGTTTTCAATTCTCTCTCTGCTTGGAACATGTTGCTTCTTATAGGTATAGCAATTAATCATAACAATATAGTTGCTTCTTATACTTAATAATCAAGTATATGAATGAATTTTTCTGATATGGGTTTTAGTTTCTTGctaaaataatatgaaaatttaaactttatatcttatttttctgcttttttgattttcatttcGTATATACtttgagtttttcttttttttttttctttgcttccAGTATGTTCTTCATAGCAGTGAGTCAGTGACcctctccttttcctttttttcatgaatatatatatttttagtttttgatttCTGGTTCTGATTAAGAATTGCTTTTCCTCTTTTTATTCTCTTGGAATTGTCCTTTGCTCATAATTTTTTTGCTTGTCTTGTATATCAGCAATCCTCGAAATTGATGGAACATATAGATGAAATCGAAGAGTCAATTGAAGTCAGCTCTACAAGTGTATGTAGGAAGACTTCTAAGGTATGGGATCACTTTTGGAAGTTACCACTTGACACTAATCCGAATAGTAGGTTGAGGGCAAAATGTAAAGAATGTGGTCAGGTATATTTGGCAGATTCTACGGCTAGAACTTCAAACTTAAAGCGTCATCGAGCTAAACGCCATAGCCATGTGTCAGAATCGGGTCGTTATCCagttgtgaataatgaaatgtTCCGTGAATTGATGGCCAAAGCTATAGTAAGGCATAATTTACCTTTTGCATTTGTGGATTATGAAGGGATAAGAGAGATACTTAGTTTCTTGAATCCTATAGTTTCTTGAACCCTACTGTCAAGACTATTTCAAGAAATACTTCAAAGGTTgatgttttaaaattatatcaGAAGCAAAAAGAAATAGTTCATAATGAAATTGCAAAAATTCCTAGTAGAGTGTGCTTGACTACTGATTTGTGGACATCAATTACCTTAAATGGTTACTTTTGTTTGACGGCTCATTATGTTGACTTGAATTGGATTTTACAGAAGAGGATTCTGATATTCCGTCATGTGCCTCCTCCGCATACTGGTCAAGTTTTGGGGCCAATATTGATTAACTTTTTGAAGGAATGGGGAATcgagaagaaaatatttttgataacCTTAGATAATGCAAGTTACAATGAGAAAATTGTGGATAGTTTGAAAGAGAACTCAAACTTGATGGATTCTTTGGTATGTGACGGGGACTTTCTCCATATTCGTTGTGCAAATCATATCTTAAATCTGATTGTGAAAGCAGGTCTAAAGTAAATAGAGGCTCCCATCTTTAACATAAGAGAAAGTATTAAATATGTGAAAGGTTCCGAGTCGAGGATAATAAAGTTTGTGGATTGTATCAAGAATCTTGGATTGAAGTTGACCGGGAAAGTGCGTCAAGATGTGCCTACGAGATGGAACTACACGTTTCTTATGATTGAGAGTGCAATTCCTTATCGTCGGGCCTTTTTTGACTTTAAATTACTTGATGTGAATTTTAAATGCTGTCCTTCAGAAATGGATTGGTATAAGGCAGAAACAATTGCCAAATTCCTAAAACCTTTTGATGAAATCACTACTTTGTTCTCGGGAAGCCAATATCCAACGgccaatttattttttcagaaaGTGTGGGAAATTCATTTGTTGATACTAGAAGAGAAAATTAGTCAACACTCTGATATCAGGGAAATGGCGgaggaaatggaaaaaaaaatttcaaagtaTTGGGAAGAGTATACTCCAGTTTTATCTTTGGCAGTCGTTCTTGATCCTCGATACAAGTTAAAGTTTGTGAAATTCTGCTTTTCAAAGCTTGATTTTTTGACTTGTAACGCAAAAGTGAAGGttgttgtcacgccccgaaccatggcctggacgtaacaaagccctcggtgccttactgcatgtgaccgagcgaaccacatggcttctttgaatcatcatgaggcataacatgagcggactataacgtgaatgcatgatgagcctttataaaatgcaataagtcataatacttaatcaaaatacttgtttaaacatgagtgcggaaataacattaatgagccaaaatggctatacgactccgaatgtctGACATACCATAaatgacttgtctagtctatgaaacctctaacataagtctgaacatggaaaacatactcgctgggacaaggcccccagcataccttagatgcatagtTAATCATAAAACAAAGAGTTGAccaaaccccgaatgagatggggcgcaccaataagctgatacgaatgctgtcctactgagcagatgcgtcgtcctgtaaatcgaCTGCATCGTGAAATGGAGCCCCGAGCAATACAAAGGGGACGTCGGCACATTaaatgtcttggtatgtaaaaacggcgaatgaaataacatgggacatgggataacatgataagaagctAAAGCGAAAACTggatatgaacatgagcatgagtacatatatatatatatatatatatatatatatatatatatatatatatatatatatatatatatatatatataacataaaaacatgataagtagggagagcatttcaaaccgacaacatgatatcaccacgtggataCGTGAGTACGGTACCTCGGGACCGGCGGAGCCCCCATACCTTACTcggggtataaggtggtaacatgccgatggatccattcggtgtaaaattaaggaatcgtcctagcgggggcggagcgatccttgtcctacggtggctacgcatagtttcgggctatacgagccttctcggtaattcgtgcaactcccaaaaatatggaCATGATATAATTGGtgagaagcccatgattttcgtgaattaacttgtacttgtcttgtaatcatgatttcacgaaataacttgtaagcatggtttcatgaaataaattgtaaacatggtttcatgaaacaacttgtatttagcatgtatgtatcttgagtcatggcgTGAAGATAGTTatataatacaattgcatgaaaacttgtagacatgtaggatattcatgaaataagcatttttattaaaaacatgcatgcaagaacccatggaatacaagatatgggttttcatggattacggacggattctcaataatcataaagaaatattaagaactcaatgatggaattataacaattcatacataatataatcatggacatagacctagggttatcatgagcatggtatagaaaccctagttttagtagagaatcataatttatggattatgaggcgtggggaagaacaatgatgttcccacacatagatagtaactctacatacctgtaAACGCTCCAATCTAACGAACTAAAATTGCTTCTCTgatgaagaacaccaaaactcTAGCTTTGAATCGCTTGAGATGGATAtaccttggaaatcctatgttttggttgaagaatcatgttacAATTCATGAATTACTGTTATAATTACTTAGGAATCGTTAGAGCGGTCTTACCTTGACGTGGGAAGatgaggagaaaagaaaagtaattgCTTAGGGCTTTAGAACGAAGTTGGAATGTCTAATAACTAAAATTTCGAGTTATGTGTTGAATTTATGGCATGGGTCATTTTGGACCCCCTGGCTCACCGAGCGCGGTCTATGGCTTTCCCCTGCCTCGTTTTGGGCCTCGCTCGGCGAGCTCCCTTGTCCATTTTACACTTAGACAAATTTTTTTGACTTTGTCCCACTTTTGGATCCCTACCTCGCTGAGCGCGGTCCAAGGCAAGCCCTTTCCTCACTTTGGGCCTCGCTCGGCGAGCTCCCCTGTCAATTTTACACCAAGTCGATAGCAtttagtaaaatgggcataactcctagcacagagctccgttCGGGCTttataatataccgttggaaagctatttcaaagggctacaactttcatgttttacattttctcaaattatcaacGTATCTTCCGTAAATTGggctggaaggcagacgtatcgaaaacttagtcgattctacCGAATCTGAAGAACCTctctattagccattttgagaAGATCATATCTCCTTGGTCCAAACTCCAATTGACCTGGTCCTTATATGcctggaaaggtatttctatgcactataactttcattaaggaaccTTTTACAAATTCTCAATGAATCAAGGGGTTATGGGTGCCCGAATTAGGCTTGTCAACCACTTTCGTAATGCGTATAAACTTTCAAATTTCCTCCGGAACTCTTAcgatatgagtctaacctttattttaagATATGGGGTGTTACAGTTGTTGATTTTGCATCGATTATTTAAGGAGTATGTGAAATCTCCAGCAGCTAATAGCGCATTGGTGGAAAGTATTGTTGATGGATGTGATAGTGAAGTAAGAGATGTAATGGATGAGTATGACTTGTTTGAGAGTCAGTCAGAATCTAATTCGGAAAAAACACAATTAGATTTATATTTGGAAGAGCCTGTACTTGTCCGAAGGGGAAATGAAAATCTAGATGTACTTAAATTTTGGAAAGATAACATGATTAGATACCCTGAGCTATCAATGATGGCACGAGATGTTTTAAGTATACCTATTAGTACTGTTGCGTCTAAATCAACGTTCAGTATTGGAGGACGAGTAATTGGGAAATATGAAAGTTCAATCTTACCAGAAATTGCAGAAGCTAAGTTGTGTGCTCAAGATTGGCTCTACGGAAATGGAGGTAAAATTTATTCTTATTGATCTGtattatgtcaattttttgttcttactctttctctatagttatcaattcttttttttaatctatttttagtGGCTGATGATTCTGACGAAGATGATATTGAAATTGATGTGGAGAAGATTGTCGCTAGGTGCTGATAACTACTATGGCATAGGTAAACCAAAATAGAGACATTGTTGCTTGCCATCTTCTTGTGTATTGTTCTACACTATTTTCTGGATTATCCACAGAAAGAGTGGATTGTTTGTCGATTTGCAAATCTAGAACAACTGAGAAAAACTGATATCAGTGTGGCCAACTTATTAACAGAAAAACTGCAGTTTTACTAAGTCTATCTATCTCCTTAGTTTCCATtaatattgcatttattttttagGGAGTAGATTGTATTGTATATGTGACAATTATATTTTAGGGAGTAGATTGTATTGTATATGTGACAATTATATTTTAGGGAGTAGATTGTATTGTATATGTGACAATTTTAGGAAGAGTTTGCCCCTTAATGAACTTAGACTTGTCAACAACTGGAGATGACTTTAGCGCAGATGCTGAGGCCATTTTCTTGGTTTTACTTTTTCCTCAAAAGTTGGAGTAGTGTTACTTACTACAAGTAACTTATCTCAGCGTTCTCTTCAAGTCTCTCTTCTTGCCACACAAAATTGTCAAGCAGTGCCAaatttatttataagtgtgCTAAGACTGCAAGTGTGTTTCACCAAATTAAGGATATCTCATTTGAGGTTGTCGTGCTTTGAACAATGTCCACTTgcttatttcctttttggtgCAATTCAACTGGTTATGATATATGCATTATTTCCACCTCGTAAAGGATTTCCCATTATGCTATCATGGAATTTTCAAGTTATTAAACCTGAATTTTTCAGCATCTGTGCTAAATtgcattaaggaaaatttgtcCTTGGAGCACAAGATTCCGATTGTCTCAATAACTGATTTAGTTAGGTGAATCATTAACGTATGTTCATTCCATTTCAGTAGcccatttctttctttattcccTTATTTCTGCATACTAGTGTTGAGAAGTTAGACTGCAGTTTCAGATGCCATATTTTCCTATTGCAGCCTTCAATTTGTACTCAGGCAAACACGGCCAACTTTCTTATTTGTTTGTCATATTTTACTGCTTGCAGATATAGGAGAACGAGGGAAAAGCTTGTTGAAAGAACTGCAGTATCACGTTTACCAACTAAATGGGGATTATTCCAGGCTTACTGCTACCGTTCAAAGCTTGATGGCACAGTTTGTGAATTGTTTGTCGATTTGCAAATGTAGAAGAACTGAGAAAGTGTTGCAGGAGACATGGAAAGAGGCACTTGAActaaagaaaatttcaagacaTTGAAGAAATAGCAGTTATGTAATTCTATTTTAAGTTTTGGAGGAAAAACCTTTGATTTTTAATGTACtgaaaatgtatgaaatgagttgaattttgttgAGGTATTCCGTGAGTTATGTTGACAACCAACCTTAACTTGCAAAGGTTCTTCTGATAAACATATGATGAATTACGTACTAGATCTTAAACCGATCACGACATCACGTACGCATATAATTTGATATACTGTTGTGTTGATAGGGTATGAATTcaaagttgaagagaaagaaacaaaggAGGAAAAAAGGGTCAAGTTGGGCGGGTTAGGTTATGACCCTTTATTTGATCCATTTTGACCCAACTCATTTTGATTCACACAAATTTTGGGCGGGTTGGGTCTTGACCCGTATGTTGCTTTGACCCGTTTTGACCCGCCCAAATTTGACCCAACCCGCCCAATTGCCACCCCTACTTTTTTACTACCCgattcatttcaatttatgtgatcttaattattatttttttgagtttgtgaaaaagaaatgaCATTGTTTAATATTATGGAAAACTCTACGTACAttgttaaaaaatattactctctccatctcaaaaagattgtcttaatTTGAcagcacaaaatttaagaaataaagaaagacttttgaaatgtggtccaaaataagccttagatatttgtgtggatgtaaatcatctcaaaaagttaaattatttctaaatataataaCGTGTCAATCTTTTTTGAGATAAACTgataaagaaagtaaaataatttttttggaacggagggagtaacaaaaAAAGATTGTCATCAAAATTTCGGGTCAACCTCATGCAATGATTGTCTTTGACGGCCGCCAAAATATCCTTAATTAAGTGGATCTAACTCCACTGGAATCATCCAGAATACGACCACTATACTAGCTTAGACAACGTAAGAGCCCCAATATCATCTAGCGCTAGCTAGTGGCTTCCCTTCTCCATGTCCACAACTCAATTTCTCCAGAAACTTCCCTGATCATCACTGTCAACCGTTGGATCAAATAATATTGGATGCCACACAAAATCCAAAATTTATCTGTCGATTGCCTTCCTACTTTCACTCTCCTCCATCTACTATTTTTAGCTAACAGGGCCCTATATATACAGCAGCATTGACCCCAAACATTTTTCCTCAGACCAGACCGACCCAAAGAACTTAACTCTGCGAAAGCA
The sequence above is a segment of the Lycium ferocissimum isolate CSIRO_LF1 unplaced genomic scaffold, AGI_CSIRO_Lferr_CH_V1 ctg3339, whole genome shotgun sequence genome. Coding sequences within it:
- the LOC132044046 gene encoding zinc finger BED domain-containing protein RICESLEEPER 2-like; its protein translation is MIESAIPYRRAFFDFKLLDVNFKCCPSEMDWYKAETIAKFLKPFDEITTLFSGSQYPTANLFFQKVWEIHLLILEEKISQHSDIREMAEEMEKKISKYWEEYTPVLSLAVVLDPRYKLKFVKFCFSKLDFLTCNAKVKVVLLILHRLFKEYVKSPAANSALVESIVDGCDSEVRDVMDEYDLFESQSESNSEKTQLDLYLEEPVLVRRGNENLDVLKFWKDNMIRYPELSMMARDVLSIPISTVASKSTFSIGGRVIGKYESSILPEIAEAKLCAQDWLYGNGVADDSDEDDIEIDVEKIVARC